A genomic segment from Corylus avellana chromosome ca5, CavTom2PMs-1.0 encodes:
- the LOC132182621 gene encoding protein E6, with product MATFAKHLSVFLFIVLFTSLQIQARESRFFSKFTHSNANNNNVEEPQVPIFEARTPAPAPTPASAPAPEEAVLAPAPTPTFSESENGYGLYGGGSSEFTPTKETPATPTKFEDEFLTGELSGKRFETGYPKTNLYNSNENSNNYNNNGYNSNNNNNNNGYTPNYNSNGYSNNYNNNGYYSNNYNNNGYQTERQGMSDTRFLENGKYYFHVNNENNNLNGYETRKETTKNEGYYVNSMYPNEFNSMEEYEKQEENQEEFEP from the exons ATGGCTACCTTTGCTAAGCATCTCTCTGTCTTCTTGTTTATAGTGCTCTTCACTTCTCTGCAAATTCAAGCTAGAGAAAGCAGGTTCTTTAGCAAGTTCACCCATTCTAATGCCAATAACAACAATGTCGAAGAACCCCAAGTCCCCATTTTTGAAGCTCGTACACCGGCACCGGCACCAACACCAGCATCAGCACCAGCACCAGAAGAAGCAGTATTAGCACCAGCACCAACACCAACTTTCTCCGAAAGTGAAAATGG GTATGGACTTTACGGTGGTGGCTCTAGCGAATTCACTCCAACAAAAGAGACACCTGCCACCCCCACCAAGTTTGAAGATGAATTTCTGACCGGAGAGCTTAGCGGCAAAAGATTTGAGACGGGCTATCCGAAAACAAACTTGTACAATAGCAATGAGAACAGCAACAATTACAACAACAATGGCtacaacagcaacaacaacaataacaacaatgGCTACACACCCAACTACAACAGCAACGGCTACTCCAACAACTACAACAACAATGGCTACTACTCCAACAACTACAACAACAATGGCTACCAGACAGAGAGGCAAGGGATGAGTGATACGAGGTTCTTGGAGAATGGGAAGTATTATTTTCATGTTAACAATGAGAATAACAATCTTAATGGGTACGAGACAAGGAAGGAGACCACCAAAAATGAAGGCTACTATGTAAATAGTATGTATCCAAATGAGTTCAACTCCATGGAAGAGTACGAGAAGCAGGAGGAGAACCAAGAGGAGTTTGAGCCATAA